In Porites lutea chromosome 7, jaPorLute2.1, whole genome shotgun sequence, a single window of DNA contains:
- the LOC140943622 gene encoding serine/threonine/tyrosine-interacting protein A-like, translating to MQSTTNSECIPTLEFPEIPNKDEFVDWTYSKRREMQEIVPGVYLGPYSAAMNSKLEVLRQVGISHVVCIRQNIEANFVRPNFPQHFNYLVLDVADSPTENIIIHFPKVKAFIDSCLNSGGKVLLHGNAGISRSAALMIAFIMETYGLTYREAFHYVQQRRFCINPNEGFVQQLMEYEPIYLANYQARTSGERLHQGGVKRAHEDESNDELMDT from the exons ATGCAATCTACAACAAATTCGGAATGTATACCTACGTTAGAGTTCCCGGAAATTCCAAACAAAGATGAATTTGTG GACTGGACATACTCCAAGAGAAGAGAAATGCAG gaaattgtaCCTGGTGTTTATCTTGGACCATATTCAGCAGCAATGAATAGCAAA TTAGAAGTTCTAAGACAAGTTGGAATATCTCATGTTGTTTGTATAAGACAAAATATTGAGGCCAACTTTGTCCGTCCTAACTTCCCACAACACTTTAA cTATTTGGTATTAGATGTTGCTGATTCACCAACAGAAAACATAATCATTCATTTTCCAAAG GTAAAAGCCTTCATTGACAGCTGCTTGAACAGTGGTG GAAAGGTTCTATTACATGGAAATGCTGGAATTTCTAGAAG tgcTGCTTTAATGATTGCCTTTATTATGGAAACTTATGGTTTAACATATAG GGAAGCATTTCATTATGTGCAACAGAGAAGATTTTGCATTAATCCTAATGAGGGCTTTGTTCAACAGCTTATG GAGTACGAGCCAATTTATTTAGCAAATTATCAGGCGAGGACATCAGGAGAGAGACTACATCAAG GTGGAGTGAAGCGAGCTCATGAGGACGAATCAAACGACGAATTAATGGACACCTGA
- the LOC140943781 gene encoding alpha-crystallin B chain-like, which produces MQRRRSGEEKIHIATLDVRNYRPDEVSLRVEGDILVVKAKHYADGSFGFERNELQRTYPVPQDADPASITSKISQDGYLTIEATKRVVKTADNDFVLGGFETRAGEVARIDDKKFSVLLDVANFKPEEIKVKVVGNELSVSAKHESEKEGHFTSRQFNRHFVLPKDVDMSSVISRLNDEGKLLVEAERKALPPPQERFISIEKDKKA; this is translated from the coding sequence ATGCAGCGCAGACGTTCAGGGGAAGAAAAAATCCATATTGCAACTTTAGACGTCCGAAACTACCGTCCCGACGAAGTCAGCCTTCGAGTCGAAGGAGATATTTTAGTTGTGAAAGCTAAGCATTACGCTGACGGAAGCTTTGGTTTCGAGCGAAATGAATTACAACGCACCTATCCGGTGCCGCAAGATGCAGATCCAGCAAGCATAACCTCAAAGATTTCTCAAGATGGCTATTTAACCATCGAAGCGACGAAACGAGTGGTTAAAACAGCGGATAACGATTTCGTGCTTGGGGGATTTGAAACGCGCGCGGGAGAAGTGGCGAGAATTGACGACAAGAAATTCAGCGTTTTGTTAGATGTGGCAAATTTCAAGCCTGAGGAAATCAAAGTTAAAGTTGTGGGGAATGAGTTATCAGTCAGCGCGAAACACGAGTCTGAAAAAGAAGGCCATTTCACCTCACGCCAGTTTAACCGACATTTTGTACTCCCCAAAGACGTGGATATGAGCAGTGTGATCTCTCGTCTCAACGATGAAGGAAAACTACTGGTTGAAGCCGAAAGAAAAGCTCTGCCGCCACCACAAGAGAGGTTTATAAGCAtcgaaaaagacaaaaaggctTGA